In Lathyrus oleraceus cultivar Zhongwan6 chromosome 2, CAAS_Psat_ZW6_1.0, whole genome shotgun sequence, the DNA window atacactcaagttgaaggagttgactttgatgaaacatttcCCCTGTAGCTCACttggagtccattagattactgctcggagtggcatgtattctgaagtttaaactgttccaaatggatgtgaaaagttccttcttaaatggctacttaaatgaggaagtgtatgttgaacaacctaaagggttcacaGACCCAAATattccaaagcatgtgtataagtttaggaaagccctctatgggttgaaacaagctcctagagcttggtatgatagactcacagtgtttctcattgataatggatacaggaagggaggcattgataagactttatttgtcaaaaatgaaggaggaaagctcatggtggctcaaatatatgtagatgatattgtgtttggtgggatgtcaattaagatggttcaacattttgttgaacaaatgcagactgaatttgaaatgagccttgttggagaactaacctattttctcgggctacaagtcaagcagatggaagagtctatctttctatctcaaagtaaatatgccaaaaaatttgttaagaagtttggaatggagaatgcaagccacaaaaggacacctgctcctactcatctgaaagtgtctagagatgaaaatggtgtcagtgtggatcaaagtctctacagaagcatgatagggagtctgctatatctcacagcaagtaGATATGgcattgcttttgctgtaggtgtatgtgctagatatcaagcggaaccaaaggtgagtcacataaaccaagtgaaaaggatcctgaaatatgtcaatggcactagtgactatgggatgctatacactcatggatctgaatcTGCGCTGTCTGGATAATGTGATGCCgattgggctggaagtgttgatgataggaaaagcacatcaggaggatgcttcttcttggggaacaacttaatatcatggtttagttagagacaaaattgtgtgtctctgtccactgctgaaactgaatacatagcagctggaagtagttgctctcaactggtgtggatgaaacagatgctaactcaatacaatgtcacgcaagatgccatgacattgtactatgacaacctgagtgctataaacatttctaagaatccttttcagcacaacaggacaaaacatattgatattcgtcaccattttattagagaactcgtgGAGTATAAAATTTTAGCCGTAGAGaatgttgctactgagatgcagttagctgatatttttacaaaggccttggatgcaaatcaatttgaatttctaagagggaaattagggatttgtatttatgaaaatttgtagcaattaatatggagtggaaaaggtaatcaAATTATTGTCTGCTTACGTAAAATAAAGCGgcccatttatggtaaatcatcacctagtcttggaaataccatctattaccttttcacacgcaacTTCACTGCCTACTCCAACATTTCCAACTCCTCTGCTAGGGAAACTGAAACTTTTCCACAGAAACGtcaagatgtcacaacatcaaactCCATCTTGTTAAAAAACTATTAAGCCTACTCATAAGGATAGCATCCTCCCATGGACTTTCTCGATGATGAGATTTTGGATGTGGTCCCTCTGTCTGTTATTCTAGGAGAAGCCCTTGATTtaaaccatcccatggatgcatcAGCTTCTGCATGCCCCAATCAAGGTAACAACTCTAGTATCCCTTCTAGCTCTACTCATACCACTAGTTCTAAGGAAGATATGCaccacactgatcgtgtcataagaaacctagtcactagaatccttaatgaaggacattctgtgaagggagtctctactcccctgtctaaaatgtacccctctcctgaggttgaaccTCATAGTGAGAAGGATGACGATTCCTCTAGATCTGAGAAGGACATGGCTGCTGAAGGTTTATGCTCTTTAGGGAAAACTGTGTCTGGTAAAAAATTTGTGGCATCTACAACTACCAATGCTTCACATTCTGAGAAGTATGATTCTGCAAACAatgtgattgacctagaggatgataggtttaatgatcaagatgatagcttacttcatcacttaaagcctagtgtggctaagcgtatgaagactagaaaaggtagatttgtggctgaaatgatgtcagctAAAATAGCTAAGAATACTGTTGGTGTAGGTCCttccaaatcttggagcaaagttgatgTTAAGAAGAGGAAGGTTAGAGAACTTTCTGAGTCTGACGaagatgttgaggaagatgtccctgacatctcccctgtGAAGAGGACCACTGTAAGGAAGTCCCCTATGAAAGTTGTTGTTGTGCATTTGGACaatatctctttccatcttgaagatggtgctaccaaatggaagtttgtgatTCAAAGAAGGGTGGATGTAGAGAGAGTTAGGAAAGGATGTTGTTGAagtcaaagaggtcatggacctaatAAAGAATGTTGGGTTAATGAAGACTGTGGCTAGATTATCTCAATGCTATGAGGGATTGGTTAAGGAATTCATTGTTAACATTCCTGAAGATATTGCTGATAAAAACATCAAGGGATTTTGCAAAGTTTTTGTGAGAGGTAAGTGTATCACATTTTCTCCCAATGTCATTAACAAGTTTCTGGGAAGAAGTATAGAGGGTGCAGGTGAATTGGAAGCTACAGGCAATGAAGTTTGTAGAGAAATTACAGCAAGGCAGGTGAAAGAGTGGCCTAGTAAAAAGCATCTTCCTGTTGGGAAGCTGATTGTTAAGTATGACATATTTCATAAAATAGGATctgcaaattgggtgcctaccaaccacaTTTCCACAATTTCTAATACCCTTGGAAGATTTATCTTTGTTGTTGGAACCAAACTCAAATTTGAATATGGTAGGTTTATGTTTGAATAAATTGTCAAGCATGCTTCTACTAACGCATTGAAGTTGCCTATAGCCTTTCCCTctatgatttgtgggattatcctgagtcAACACCCTGGGATTCTGAGTACTAATGACCTAccaagtagaagaaaacctgctcTATCAATACACTATAAACTGTTTGAAGAcagtcatgtcgaagacattATCATTACATCTGCTATGAAAAAGCCAACCTCAAAAGGTGGACTTATTGTTGAGCTGAAGGAAATGTGTAAAGAGCTGGGTgcagggataagggtagcaacaacTAGGAAAGAATCGTTGGAATCCCTGATTGTAAGCTTGGAGCGAGTTGAAGGTGAGAATATTGAACaggctaaggaagctgaagcccaAACCTCTAATAAGAGTTCTGTAACTAATGATGAGACAAGTGGCAATTTTGTTTCTGATGCTGATGaagctacaagctcaagctcCTCTGATTAGCTCCTTTGAAGTGGGCCCCCATTCATGTGATgatgtttttttttctttgtgTTGATGGATGTTCTGGATTTTGGCAGTTATGTTTTGCTGCTTTGATGTTtatttttctggattttctggATTTTCTAGTTTGACTTTCTGGATTGTATCTCAGCTTGTTTAAAGTTGTGTATGTATTTGGTTCTATAACACTAAAATTTTGACATTCTGGTTTTTGACTGAATAGACATTAATTTTGTCTTTTTGGTCTCTTTGTAGGAtaattgccatccaaggcgcagcggaatttaaaaatttctccatttagtgatccttacgaatgggcatgatcagtgatagaatcgttacctcttgtggcgattcaaacctttggttcagatctctgataatgatcaaaacctttgatacagatccacggggcgatcacgaacgttgaacgatgacaacatctctactcagtccacacgaacggattccttcaatcgcagtgctagctgttatgaatgaaggctttgagtgagagaaagaggggaacaaaattccaagtctctacttgaatttctgtctgagtggagtggagtgacaatgcttctacccaaggggttctatttatagaaccacttgtgtgggcttcaagctaaaaagcccacttaagtgtattttggcccatatcttataatatgcctaaaatcacttaagtatttggtaccttaccatatttcgtctcccacttaagtgcaccgtaccttacggtgttccttagttactctatctctcatctatccgtcctttgtgtgtgaccctataggttttcacggcgttggcaattatattaaatcacgcatttaatataataaacagtgagcggtatctagcaacacatcactgctacccaagtcacgaaaatgtcatgtgatctgacaaaacctcctgtgataataattatgtgtataattagccctttgcccttatgtctatattgaacacaaggtatagaccgtgtcacccttgtccagttcaatattgggcccatagacatttatcctgttacgcaggattggcaaattccatctagaacactcatgtccctcagcatgcttcgtggagtacccatcaactgtctttatggttatccagttacggacaacgttagatcagcaacaaagcactcgactctacatctaggatccatagtggtttcaggtcgaagagtggtatacactattatcaccatgagaataacttatgacacttttgcataactttctatatagtattctcatagcgggtcaatccggtataaatattactcctaatattcatacctatgtttaagacttgataactctttatccatgatccatgagatgtgatcatcaatctacaaacataatagtcttaatgctttaatgttatcccacttcacattaaagcttgactacggatactttaagaatagtgcccttatgtttaatgtgttctcatgattaagtcacacttaatacattaaacggactatctattctagggactttattaatcaaccataataaagaaaatgcctttattgttaataaataattcgatacaagtaccaaaagtattggcctctagggcttacaccaacaatctcccactagcactagagccaatcaggcataccccgtatgcccattgatctagtatggccatcatgcttctgctgcgcaagaggctttgtcaatgggtcagctatattgtcaagtgtaggtactttacatattttcacatctcctctatctattatctctcgaatgagatgataacgcctaagtatgtgtttggatcgttggtgatatctaggctccttagcttgtgcgatagcaccattgttatcacaatagagaccaattggatccacaatgctagggactatgccaagttcactaatgaacttcctgatccaaacagcttcctttgctgcacttgaggcagcaatatactcggcctcggttgtagaatcagcaactgtatcttgcttcaaacttttccaactcacagcgccaccgttcaagcaaaacacataaccagattgcgatctaaagtcatccttatctgtctggaagctagcatcagtgtaaccaattacagccaactcttcctgacctccatatatcaagaatgattccttagtccttctcaagtacttaaggatattcttaacagctacccaatgggcatcaccaggatcagattggtatCTACTCGTTgtacttaaagcatacgagacatctggtcgagtacataacatggcatacatgatagatcctattgcagatgcatatggaatcttattcatgcgttccctttcttccttagttgaaggggattgtgtttttgatagacacaggccatgttgcataggtatgaatcctttcttggaatcatgcatattaaagcatctcagcactttgtctatgtatgtactctgacttaggccaagcagtttttgtgatctatctctatagattctgattcctaatatataggctgcttcacctaggtccttcatagaaaagcaattccccaaccaagtctttacttgttgcagggtagggacatcgtttcctatgagtaatatgtcatctacatataacaccaggaacacgatcatgctcccactaaccttcttgtagacacaaggctcatcttcgttcttgatgagtccatattgttttaccgtttcatcaaaacgaagattccagcttctggaagcttgcttcaatccatagattgatctttgtagcttacatatcttatgggtttcttctggtatgtcaaatccttcaggttgtgtcatgtacacatcctcaagaagtttcccattaaggaaagcagttttgacatccatctgccatatttcataatcatgatatgcagcgatagcaagtaaaatccgaacagatttaagcattgcaactggtgaaaaggtttcatcatagtcaacaccatgaatttgtttatatccttttgcaaccagtcttgccttataggtatgtaccttaccgtccatgtcagtcttctttttgaagacccacttgcatcctataggattaactcctacaggaggctctaccaagttccaaact includes these proteins:
- the LOC127122644 gene encoding uncharacterized protein LOC127122644 yields the protein MYPSPEVEPHSEKDDDSSRSEKDMAAEGLCSLGKTVSGPSKSWSKVDVKKRKVRELSESDEDVEEDVPDISPVKRTTRELGKDVVEVKEVMDLIKNVGLMKTVARLSQCYEGLVKEFIVNIPEDIADKNIKGFCKVFVRGKCITFSPNVINKFLGRSIEGAGELEATGNEVCREITARQVKEWPSKKHLPVGKLIVKYDIFHKIGSANWHASTNALKLPIAFPSMICGIILSQHPGILSTNDLPSRRKPALSIHYKLFEDSHVEDIIITSAMKKPTSKGGLIVELKEMCKELGAGIRVATTRKESLESLIVSLERVEGENIEQAKEAEAQTSNKSSVTNDETSGNFVSDADEATSSSSSD